One genomic segment of Suricata suricatta isolate VVHF042 chromosome 16, meerkat_22Aug2017_6uvM2_HiC, whole genome shotgun sequence includes these proteins:
- the RTN2 gene encoding reticulon-2, with amino-acid sequence FRQSKLLRIFDSFPLAEEAPSTASSTPDSTEGGNDDSDFRELHTAREFSEDDEEETTSQDWGTPRELTFSYIAFDGVVGSGARRDSAARRPRPQGRSVSEPRDPPPQPGLGDSLESIPSLSQSPEPGRRGDPDTAPPVERPLEDLGLQLDRLDWAARGAGSGEDSATSSSTPLEDEEPDGSEVGEAGKELDLQHGVPQSSPPEVLTRQPSPGSGTPQVGTPSPSQSRDSNSWPDEPSLDRKEEEPCGYLEREPITGQCLDSTDQSEFTLEPLLLVADLLYWKDTRTSGVVFTGLMVSLLCLLHFSIVSVTAHVALLLLCSTISLRVYRKVLQAVHRGDGANPFQAYLDVDLTLTREQMECLSQQIASRVVSLAIQLRHFFLVEDLVDSLKLALLFYILTFVGAVFNGLTLLILGVIGLFTVPLLYRQHQAQMDQYVGLVTNQLSHIKAKIRAKIPGSGALASAAAAVSGSKAKAE; translated from the exons TTTCGACAGTCTAAGCTTCTAAGAATCTTCGATTCTTTCCCTCTCGCAGAAGAAGCTCCGTCTACAGCGTCTTCTACCCCTGACTCCACAGAAG GAGGGAACGACGACTCGGATTTTCGGGAGCTTCACACGGCCCGAGAATTCTCGGAGGACGACGAGGAAGAGACCACATCGCAGGACTGGGGCACCCCCAGGGAGCTGACCTTCTCCTACATCGCCTTCGATGGTGTGGTGGGCTCTGGGGCGCGCCGGGATTCCGCTGCCCGCCGCCCCCGGCCCCAGGGCCGCTCAGTCTCAGAACCGCGAGACCCACCCCCTCAGCCTGGCCTGGGCGACAGCTTGGAGAGCATCCCCAGCCTGAGCCAATCCCCGGAGCCTGGGCGTCGCGGTGACCCCGACACTGCCCCTCCGGTAGAACGCCCCCTGGAGGACCTAGGGCTCCAGCTCGACCGGCTGGACTGGGCGGCCCGGGGAGCGGGGTCCGGGGAAGACTCTGCCACCAGTAGCTCCACCCCGCTGGAGGACGAGGAGCCTGACGGATCGGAAGttggagaggcagggaaag AACTAGACCTACAACACGGAGTCCCTCAGTCTTCGCCTCCGGAAGTCTTGACTCGGCAGCCCAGCCCCGGCTCTGGAACTCCCCAGGTCGGTACCCCGTCCCCATCCCAATCCCGGGACTCGAACTCTTGGCCTGATGAGCCGTCACTGGACCGGAAAGAGGAAGAGCCCTGTGGGTATCTGGAGCGAGAGCCAATCACGGGGCAGTGCCTGGATAGCACGGACCAATCAGAGTTCACACTGGAACCACTCCTTCTAG TGGCCGACCTGCTGTACTGGAAGGACACGAGGACTTCAGGCGTGGTCTTCACAGGCCTCATGgtctccctgctctgcctcctgcaCTTTAGCATCGTGTCCGTGACCGCCCACGTGGCCCTGTTGCTCCTCTGCAGCACCATCTCTCTCAGGGTTTACCGAAAAGTGCTGCAGGCTGTGCACCGGGGTGATGGTGCCAACCCCTTCCA GGCCTACCTGGATGTGGACCTGACCCTGACTCGAGAGCAGATGGAATGTTTGTCCCAGCAGATTGCCTCCCGAGTGGTCTCTTTGGCCATCCAGCTGCGGCATTTCTTCCTGGTAGAAGACCTTGTGGACTCCCTCAAG CTGGCCCTGCTCTTCTACATCTTGACCTTCGTGGGTGCCGTCTTCAATGGTTTGACTCTTCTGATTCTGG GAGTGATCGGTTTATTCACTGTCCCCTTGCTGTACCGGCAACACCAG
- the PPM1N gene encoding LOW QUALITY PROTEIN: probable protein phosphatase 1N (The sequence of the model RefSeq protein was modified relative to this genomic sequence to represent the inferred CDS: inserted 4 bases in 2 codons), with protein sequence MAAFARLLECLLWPARKEQEAEEEEEEGRRTHDGPXSLLDAPRCVQRPHGGAAASWGLRFGASAVQGWRAHMEDAHCGWLALPGLPPGWAFFAVFDGHGGSRAALFGARHLPGHVLEALGPAPREPEGVRGALSRAFLSADARLRALWPRGETGGSTALMLLVSPRFLYLEHCGDSRAMLSRAGALAFSTEDHRPLRPRERERIQNAGGTIHRRRLEGSLAVSRALGDFAYKEAPGRPPELQLVSAEPEVTALARQAEDEFVLLASDGXWDAMSGAALAGLVASRLCLGLAPEFLCAQLLDTCLCKGSLDNMTCILVCFPGAPRPCEEAIRKELALDAALGRRVAELYSSAREPPSLNTVFRTLASEDIPDLPPGGGLYCKAAVIAEAYSQLCQASGGRWQPGCAAETPGDVSKDGLGLG encoded by the exons ATGGCGGCCTTTGCCCGCCTGCTGGAGTGTCTCCTCTGGCCAGCTCGCAAAGAAcaagaggcagaggaggaagaggaggaggggcggagGACTCACGATGGGCC CTCACTCCTGGACGCGCCGCGATGCGTCCAGCGGCCACACGGGGGTGCGGCCGCGTCTTGGGGACTGCGCTTTGGGGCGAGCGCTGTGCAGGGCTGGCGCGCGCACATGGAGGACGCGCATTGCGGTTGGCTCGCTCTGCCCGGGCTACCTCCAGGCTGGGCTTTCTTTGCGGTCTTCGACGGCCACGGCGGGTCTCGAGCTGCCCTCTTCGGCGCGCGCCACCTGCCTGGACACGTGCTTGAGGCGCTGGGTCCCGCGCCCCGCGAACCCGAGGGAGTGCGCGGGGCGCTGAGCCGAGCCTTCCTTAGCGCAGACGCACGCCTGCGTGCGCTCTGGCCTCGTGGCGAGACGGGGGGCTCCACCGCCCTGATGTTGCTAGTCTCCCCGCGTTTTCTGTACCTGGAGCACTGTGGTGACTCCCGAGCTATGCTGAGTCGCGCCGGCGCCTTGGCCTTCAGCACCGAGGACCATCGGCCCCTCCGACCCCGGGAACGCGAGCGTATCCAGAATGCGGGAGGCACCATCCACCGCCGGCGCCTCGAGGGCTCTCTGGCAGTTTCCCGAGCACTGGGCGACTTTGCTTACAAGGAGGCTCCGGGAAGGCCCCCTGAGCTGCAGCTCGTTTCCGCGGAGCCTGAGGTGACCGCCCTGGCTCGCCAGGCTGAGGACGAGTTCGTGCTATTGGCCTCTGACGG GTGGGACGCGATGTCTGGCGCTGCCCTGGCGGGACTGGTGGCATCGCGCCTCTGCTTGGGCCTGGCCCCGGAATTTCTCTGCGCGCAGCTCTTGGACACGTGTCTCTGCAAG GGCAGCTTGGATAACATGACCTGCATCCTGGTCTGCTTCCCCGGGGCCCCCCGGCCTTGCGAGGAGGCAATCAGGAAGGAGCTAGCGCTGGACGCAGCCCTGGGCCGCAGGGTTGCCG AGCTGTATTCCTCTGCTCGGGAGCCCCCCAGCCTGAACACAGTTTTCAGGACTCTGGCCTCAGAGGACATCCCAGATTTACCTCCTGGGGGAGGGCTCTACTGCAA ggCCGCTGTCATTGCTGAAGCTTATTCTCAGCTCTGCCAGGCCTCAGGAGGGCGCTGGCAG CCTGGATGTGCTGCAGAGACCCCCGGGGACGTCTCCAAGGATGGTCTGGGTCTCGGTTGA
- the LOC115279969 gene encoding uncharacterized protein LOC115279969 isoform X3, with the protein MSGKWEDVGTRGLIPNGPRGLPHQAGGFGGRKSPREWRKGDSIVRLRPQGRDYGGQGEGRMGEGLLRSPSPHPLRPQVSPGVVREAQVPGTPKAVPPPSLLEPELRSWGGLPKSWPPCMEYLPTWRFSEKVKKFGSPRSAPKSEGSQENLTGTTPSLRSHGEVATFRPPTSPLLCQFMKSY; encoded by the exons ATGTCGGGGAAGTGGGAGGATGTGGGCACCAGGGGGTTAATCCCCAATGGTCCCAGGGGCCTCCCCCACCAAGCTGGGGGCTTTGGGGGCAGGAAGTCCCCgagagagtggaggaagggagatAGTATTGTCAGGCTCAGGCCCCAAGGGAGAGATTatgggggccagggggaggggagaatgggggaagggctaCTCCGGTCCCCCAGCCCACACCCGCTCCGCCCTCAGGTGAGCCCAGGAGTTGTCAGGGAGGCCCAG GTCCCAGGGACCCCCAAAGCTgtcccccccccatccctcctgGAGCCCGAGTTGAGATCGTGGGGTGGTCTGCCTAAATCCTGGCCTCCATGCATGGAGTATCTGCCAACTTGGAGATTCTctgaaaaagtgaagaaattcGGGAGTCCTCGGAGCGCCCCCAAATCTGAGGGCTCCCAGGAGAACCTCACCGGCACCACCCCGAGCCTTAGGAGTCATGGCGAAGTG GCTACCTTCAGACCTCCAACGTCCCCCCTCCTCTGCCAATTTATGAAGAGTTACTGA
- the LOC115279969 gene encoding uncharacterized protein LOC115279969 isoform X1 — translation MSGKWEDVGTRGLIPNGPRGLPHQAGGFGGRKSPREWRKGDSIVRLRPQGRDYGGQGEGRMGEGLLRSPSPHPLRPQVSPGVVREAQVPGTPKAVPPPSLLEPELRSWGGLPKSWPPCMEYLPTWRFSEKVKKFGSPRSAPKSEGSQENLTGTTPSLRSHGEVVSIWNSSKGAWPQIRGPQCPVPKFQPGASWGRGTKAGRGARAERGRVWRQFEAHLMAAQRAGGAPTGGCSRGAPGSRFRGSGLVPDSAQSPPGSRPIESGFLGGTWTGPGRVLRRLLPLEVWSGGPCGRKGVRRPVPGAPRRPAAGTMLLLLLYFSSLHFVPKFHSPHPQCPAP, via the exons ATGTCGGGGAAGTGGGAGGATGTGGGCACCAGGGGGTTAATCCCCAATGGTCCCAGGGGCCTCCCCCACCAAGCTGGGGGCTTTGGGGGCAGGAAGTCCCCgagagagtggaggaagggagatAGTATTGTCAGGCTCAGGCCCCAAGGGAGAGATTatgggggccagggggaggggagaatgggggaagggctaCTCCGGTCCCCCAGCCCACACCCGCTCCGCCCTCAGGTGAGCCCAGGAGTTGTCAGGGAGGCCCAG GTCCCAGGGACCCCCAAAGCTgtcccccccccatccctcctgGAGCCCGAGTTGAGATCGTGGGGTGGTCTGCCTAAATCCTGGCCTCCATGCATGGAGTATCTGCCAACTTGGAGATTCTctgaaaaagtgaagaaattcGGGAGTCCTCGGAGCGCCCCCAAATCTGAGGGCTCCCAGGAGAACCTCACCGGCACCACCCCGAGCCTTAGGAGTCATGGCGAAGTGGTCAGTATTTGGAACTCGTCCAAGGGGGCTTGGCCTCAAATCCGAGGCCCCCAGTGCCCTGTCCCCAAATTCCAGCCCGGagcaagctgggggagggggacaaaggcGGGGCGAGGAGCCCGCGCGGAGCGCGGAAGGGTTTGGAGGCAGTTCGAGGCTCACCTCATGGCTGCTCAGCGGGCGGGCGGCGCACCCACGGGTGGGTGCTCCCGGGGCGCCCCTGGCTCAAGGTTCAGGGGTTCAGGGCTGGTTCCAGATTCTGCTCAGTCTCCCCCAGGGTCCCGCCCCATAGAGTCCGGCTTCCTGGGGGGAACGTGGACGGGGCCGGGGCGGGTCCTCAGGCGCCTCCTCCCTCTGGAGGTTTGGTCGGGGGGTCCCTGCGGCAGAAAGGGGGTGCGGCGTCCCGTTCCCGGCGCGCCCCGTCGGCCGGCGGCGGGTACAATGTTACTCTTACTACTGTACTTCTCTTCGCTACATTTCGTTCCAAAATTCCACTCCCCGCACCCACAATGCCCTGCGCCTTAA
- the LOC115279969 gene encoding uncharacterized protein LOC115279969 isoform X2: MTLKLYSVPPPSRQLWMARKGGGGESRGRRVVGKAAGLLRSLPAPPHQLSRQVPGTPKAVPPPSLLEPELRSWGGLPKSWPPCMEYLPTWRFSEKVKKFGSPRSAPKSEGSQENLTGTTPSLRSHGEVVSIWNSSKGAWPQIRGPQCPVPKFQPGASWGRGTKAGRGARAERGRVWRQFEAHLMAAQRAGGAPTGGCSRGAPGSRFRGSGLVPDSAQSPPGSRPIESGFLGGTWTGPGRVLRRLLPLEVWSGGPCGRKGVRRPVPGAPRRPAAGTMLLLLLYFSSLHFVPKFHSPHPQCPAP, from the exons ATGACCTTGAAGCTTTACAGCGTCCCCCCTCCAAGCCGACAGCTCTGGATGGCCAGGAAGGGGGGCGGCGGTGAGAGCAGGGGGAGGCGCGTGGTGGGGAAAGCAGCCGGCCTACTGCGCTCCTTGCCCGCCCCCCCACACCAGCTGTCTCGACAG GTCCCAGGGACCCCCAAAGCTgtcccccccccatccctcctgGAGCCCGAGTTGAGATCGTGGGGTGGTCTGCCTAAATCCTGGCCTCCATGCATGGAGTATCTGCCAACTTGGAGATTCTctgaaaaagtgaagaaattcGGGAGTCCTCGGAGCGCCCCCAAATCTGAGGGCTCCCAGGAGAACCTCACCGGCACCACCCCGAGCCTTAGGAGTCATGGCGAAGTGGTCAGTATTTGGAACTCGTCCAAGGGGGCTTGGCCTCAAATCCGAGGCCCCCAGTGCCCTGTCCCCAAATTCCAGCCCGGagcaagctgggggagggggacaaaggcGGGGCGAGGAGCCCGCGCGGAGCGCGGAAGGGTTTGGAGGCAGTTCGAGGCTCACCTCATGGCTGCTCAGCGGGCGGGCGGCGCACCCACGGGTGGGTGCTCCCGGGGCGCCCCTGGCTCAAGGTTCAGGGGTTCAGGGCTGGTTCCAGATTCTGCTCAGTCTCCCCCAGGGTCCCGCCCCATAGAGTCCGGCTTCCTGGGGGGAACGTGGACGGGGCCGGGGCGGGTCCTCAGGCGCCTCCTCCCTCTGGAGGTTTGGTCGGGGGGTCCCTGCGGCAGAAAGGGGGTGCGGCGTCCCGTTCCCGGCGCGCCCCGTCGGCCGGCGGCGGGTACAATGTTACTCTTACTACTGTACTTCTCTTCGCTACATTTCGTTCCAAAATTCCACTCCCCGCACCCACAATGCCCTGCGCCTTAA